The proteins below come from a single Triticum aestivum cultivar Chinese Spring chromosome 5D, IWGSC CS RefSeq v2.1, whole genome shotgun sequence genomic window:
- the LOC123125327 gene encoding uncharacterized protein, translating to MDDPAAQAQPPVVEDPAAQPPVVAAQPPVVEDPAAQAEDVTPLVNWVPVFQRSKASVFLTQFTPVRGQAINARVIAKDAGSKTAEQLDAIFASPWFTETGVSSHMDGDYLYILTTAHIVDHLFHAVNRPIDPATVNQLFTIEVTCFHAERDFTVNRNMGGDRTYTAATVCGIDCLRDLMMLRVGRTELAVRGVGQQRVQCTRQHPVLQFDGARELGMQCMLVSWPPFRPCTFATGLQCLHRVLTGMSTNPVGYDMELLEAYIGSDHGSSGGPLFNAAGWVKGILHGGSGAHSQFILPRDILPFIQNNAVPPQPPSTSSSPPRGPRGGGGGGGPKRGPNKDDKSGPSDPPKRRRSVRDKGKATAAWGSGRWRYTLRSHGKGMAVGAGGSGQKYLLRPRS from the coding sequence ATGGATGATCCTGCTGCTCAAGCTCAGCCTCCTGTCGTGGAGGATCCTGCCGCTCAGCCTCCTGTAGTGGCTGCTCAGCCTCCTGTCGTGGAGGATCCTGCTGCTCAGGCTGAGGATGTCACGCCGTTGGTTAATTGGGTCCCAGTGTTTCAACGAAGCAAAGCATCTGTCTTCCTCACCCAGTTTACACCAGTAAGAGGTCAGGCCATTAACGCCCGGGTTATCGCTAAAGATGCCGGCTCCAAGACTGCAGAACAGCTCGACGCAATTTTCGCATCACCGTGGTTTACAGAAACGGGAGTTTCGTCGCACATGGACGGCGACTATCTCTACATACTGACCACCGCACACATTGTGGACCATCTGTTCCATGCGGTCAACAGGCCAATTGATCCAGCCACGGTGAACCAGCTCTTTACAATCGAGGTCACATGTTTCCATGCCGAGAGAGACTTCACAGTTAATAGGAACATGGGTGGCGATCGCACCTACACGGCGGCGACGGTCTGCGGGATTGACTGTCTCAGAGATCTCATGATGCTGCGTGTTGGTCGGACAGAGCTGGCCGTGAGGGGCGTCGGGCAGCAGAGGGTGCAATGCACACGGCAGCACCCGGTTCTGCAGTTTGATGGAGCACGCGAGCTTGGCATGCAGTGCATGCTTGTTTCGTGGCCTCCGTTCCGTCCGTGCACGTTTGCCACGGGCCTTCAGTGCCTCCACCGGGTTTTGACTGGCATGAGCACCAACCCAGTTGGGTATGATATGGAGCTGCTCGAGGCTTACATTGGATCCGATCACGGGTCCTCGGGAGGCCCTCTCTTCAACGCCGCTGGCTGGGTCAAGGGTATTCTGCATGGAGGGAGTGGGGCGCACTCTCAGTTCATCTTGCCTAGAGACATTCTACCTTTCATCCAGAACAATGCAGTTCCCCCTCAGCCACCGTCAACGTCATCTTCACCTCCCCGGGgtcccagaggaggaggaggaggaggaggtcccaaGCGCGGTCCTAACAAAGATGACAAGTCGGGTCCCTCAGATCCTCCAAAGCGCCGTCGGAGTGTCCGTGACAAGGGCAAGGCCACCGCTGCATGGGGATCCGGCCGGTGGAGGTACACGCTCAGATCCCACGGCAAGGGCATGGCCGTTGGTGCAGGTGGATCCGGCCAGAAGTATCTGCTTAGACCCCGCTCATGA